From the genome of Eucalyptus grandis isolate ANBG69807.140 chromosome 2, ASM1654582v1, whole genome shotgun sequence, one region includes:
- the LOC120286324 gene encoding uncharacterized protein LOC120286324, producing MKISLKSSIHQKWNELGINFLSAFTDTNNEGISWTGLHSMKSLPFVHFDDYSYFASWNQKCIALDSGVAGWQSRPKLSAVFGNSHWKWPTATSKELVIVQGAVCSVIFPNSSAAGKFGCPASSNGCLNSFVAWEIVRNKGANVDWHKPVWFSPSVARFGFISWSVIHDKLPTFERINSWSVGSTRFLCLFCNLSIESCCHRFLECSFSNGLQSKVLQLCSVKLITESHCHLILDV from the exons ATgaagatttcattaaaatcaag CATTCACCAGAAGTGGAATGAACTCGGTATTAACTTTCTGTCTGCATTTACCGATACAAA CAATGAAGGCATTTCTTGGACTGGATTGCACTCAATGAAATCTTTGCCCTTTGTTCATTTTGATGACTATTCATATTTTGCTTCATGGAATCAAAAGTGCATAGCCCTGGACTCTGGAGTTGCTGGCTGGCAAAGTCG GCCAAAATTATCTGCTGTATTTGGTAACTCTCATTGGAAGTGGCCCACTGCTACGTCTAAAGAGTTGGTTATCGTCCAAGGTGCAGTTTGTAGTGTGATTTTTCCTAATTCCTCAGCTGCGGGCAAATTTGGATGCCCAGCTTCGTCAAATGGTTGCCTTAACTCTTTTGTTGCTTGGGAGATTGTTCGAAACAAGGGTGCTAATGTTGACTGGCACAAACCTGTGTGGTTCTCCCCTAGTGTTGCAAGATTTGGCTTTATATCTTGGTCGGTAATACATGATAAACTCCCTACTTTTGAGAGGATTAACAGTTGGTCTGTTGGGAGTACTAGATTTCTCTGCTTGTTCTGTAATCTAAGCATTGAATCTTGCTGTCATCGATTTCTTGAGTGTAGTTTTTCTAACGGACTACAGAGCAAGGTACTGCAGCTTTGTTCTGTAAAACTAATTACTGAATCTCACTGTCATCTAATTCTTGATGTTTAA